In one Shinella zoogloeoides genomic region, the following are encoded:
- the rplQ gene encoding 50S ribosomal protein L17, whose translation MRHQNSGRKLNRTASHRKAMFANMAASLILHEQIVTTLPKAKEIRPIVEKLVTLGKRGDLHARRQAISQIRDVAVVSKLFDAIATRYANRNGGYLRIMKAGYRHGDNAPLAVIEFVERDVDAKGAADKARVAAEAEAEAA comes from the coding sequence ATGCGCCACCAGAATTCGGGTCGCAAACTCAACCGTACCGCCAGCCACCGCAAGGCGATGTTCGCCAACATGGCTGCTTCGCTCATCCTGCATGAGCAGATCGTAACGACCCTTCCGAAGGCGAAGGAAATCCGTCCGATCGTCGAGAAGCTCGTCACCCTCGGCAAGCGCGGCGACCTGCACGCTCGCCGTCAGGCGATCTCGCAGATCCGCGACGTTGCCGTCGTTTCGAAGCTCTTCGATGCGATCGCAACCCGCTATGCCAACCGTAACGGCGGCTACCTGCGCATCATGAAGGCCGGCTACCGTCACGGCGACAACGCCCCGCTCGCCGTCATCGAGTTCGTCGAACGCGATGTCGACGCCAAGGGCGCCGCCGACAAGGCTCGCGTTGCTGCCGAAGCGGAAGCTGAAGCCGCCTGA
- a CDS encoding GGDEF domain-containing protein, with translation MREVATLLNTLAWPGLAVARFGGEEFIAHLPNCRLQDAHTLANTVRIALSERDLGHIGIDRSITASFGVAITSASDHTIHDAISRADRLLYLAKSSGRNRVVSNPADVPLQAGPKLFVV, from the coding sequence ATCCGAGAGGTCGCGACCCTGCTGAACACGCTTGCCTGGCCGGGACTGGCCGTCGCCCGGTTCGGCGGTGAGGAATTCATCGCCCATCTGCCGAACTGCCGCCTGCAGGATGCCCACACGTTGGCAAACACCGTACGCATCGCCTTGTCGGAACGGGACCTCGGGCATATCGGCATCGATCGCTCGATAACGGCGAGCTTCGGTGTGGCAATCACGTCCGCCAGCGACCATACGATCCATGATGCGATCAGTCGCGCCGATCGCCTGCTCTATCTCGCCAAGAGCAGCGGTCGCAACCGCGTCGTCAGCAATCCCGCCGATGTGCCGCTGCAAGCGGGCCCGAAGCTGTTCGTGGTCTAG
- the msrQ gene encoding protein-methionine-sulfoxide reductase heme-binding subunit MsrQ translates to MVGLPALPRKYHAASIWLLYAAGLLPAAYGFWLGATGRLPGNPVKEFEHLLGLWALRFLIATLAITPIRDLFGINWIRYRRALGLLAFWYVLMHFSTYMVLDQYLNLSAIIVDIAKRPFITIGMGALVMLIPLALTSNNWSIRRLGPRWVKLHKLVYVIAAAGALHFAMSVKVVGLEPWTYIALVALLLGYRLIRPMIRGKKRARPEGTRLQGEARSV, encoded by the coding sequence ATGGTCGGCCTGCCCGCCCTGCCCCGCAAATACCATGCGGCATCGATCTGGCTGCTTTATGCCGCCGGTCTCCTGCCAGCCGCCTACGGGTTCTGGCTGGGCGCGACCGGAAGGCTTCCCGGCAATCCGGTGAAGGAATTCGAACACCTGCTCGGCCTGTGGGCGCTACGCTTCCTCATCGCGACGTTGGCGATCACGCCGATCCGCGACCTCTTCGGCATCAACTGGATCCGCTACCGCCGCGCCCTCGGGCTCCTCGCTTTCTGGTACGTGCTGATGCATTTTTCGACCTACATGGTGCTCGACCAGTACCTCAACCTTTCCGCCATCATCGTCGATATCGCGAAAAGGCCTTTCATCACGATCGGCATGGGCGCTTTGGTGATGCTGATCCCGCTCGCCCTCACCTCAAACAACTGGTCGATCCGCAGGCTCGGGCCGCGCTGGGTGAAGCTGCACAAGCTGGTCTACGTCATCGCCGCCGCCGGTGCGCTGCATTTCGCCATGTCGGTGAAGGTCGTCGGGCTGGAGCCCTGGACCTATATCGCGCTCGTGGCGCTGCTTCTCGGCTATCGCCTGATCCGGCCGATGATCCGCGGGAAGAAACGCGCACGGCCGGAGGGGACACGTCTTCAGGGCGAAGCCCGCTCCGTGTAG
- the msrP gene encoding protein-methionine-sulfoxide reductase catalytic subunit MsrP, which produces MSFYRPPRIAASEITPEHCFFNRRSFLAAAAGGALAAAGTPALAEALKASKSQYTVDEALTPEKDVTSYNNFYEFGMGKGDPLANSEKFKPTPWTVKVDGLVGKPKEFGLEELLAMPLEERTYRMRCVEAWSMVIPWSGFPLAALLDKVEPLGDAKYVAFETVVRPEEMPGQSGYFQPLPWPYVEGLRLDEARHPLAILAVGVYGKTLPNQNGAPLRLVVPWKYGFKGIKSIVRITLTDKQPPATWNLSAPSEYGFYANVNPEVDHPRWSQASENRIGEGGFFGANRRPTLPFNGYGEEVAGLYAGMDLRANY; this is translated from the coding sequence ATGTCATTTTACCGCCCGCCCCGTATCGCCGCCTCGGAAATCACGCCCGAACATTGTTTTTTCAATCGCCGTTCGTTTCTGGCCGCTGCCGCCGGTGGCGCGCTCGCGGCGGCGGGAACACCGGCTCTTGCCGAAGCGCTGAAGGCGTCGAAAAGCCAGTATACGGTCGACGAGGCGCTGACGCCGGAAAAGGACGTGACCAGCTATAACAACTTCTATGAGTTCGGCATGGGCAAGGGCGACCCGCTGGCCAATTCGGAAAAATTCAAGCCGACGCCCTGGACGGTGAAGGTGGACGGCCTCGTCGGCAAGCCGAAGGAGTTCGGGCTCGAGGAGCTTCTCGCCATGCCGCTCGAGGAGCGGACCTATCGCATGCGCTGCGTCGAGGCGTGGTCGATGGTAATCCCCTGGAGCGGCTTTCCCCTCGCCGCCCTTCTCGACAAGGTGGAGCCGCTGGGCGACGCGAAATATGTCGCCTTCGAGACGGTCGTCCGGCCGGAGGAAATGCCGGGACAGTCGGGCTATTTCCAGCCGCTGCCCTGGCCCTATGTCGAGGGCCTGCGGCTGGACGAAGCCCGTCATCCGCTGGCGATCCTTGCCGTCGGCGTCTACGGCAAGACGCTGCCGAACCAGAACGGCGCGCCGCTGCGTCTCGTCGTGCCGTGGAAATATGGCTTCAAGGGCATCAAGTCGATCGTGAGGATCACGCTCACCGACAAGCAACCACCCGCCACCTGGAACCTTTCGGCACCCAGCGAATACGGCTTCTACGCCAACGTCAATCCAGAGGTGGATCACCCGCGCTGGAGCCAGGCGAGCGAGAACCGCATCGGCGAAGGCGGCTTCTTCGGCGCGAACCGCCGCCCGACCCTGCCCTTCAACGGCTATGGCGAAGAGGTGGCCGGCCTCTATGCCGGCATGGATCTCAGGGCGAACTACTGA
- a CDS encoding DegQ family serine endoprotease, whose translation MLKIRILLAAPVVAALALSMPAAAKERTVPQSRTEMQLSFAPLVKQVENAVVNVYAERVVERRSIFDGDPFFEEFFGQRMPNRSEKQSSLGSGVIVGTNGIVVTNNHVIEGASDIKIALADGREYESTVVLKDERVDLAVLKIKGDAEFTALPLGDSDAVQVGDLVLAIGNPFGVGQTVTSGIVSALARNQVRAGDFGFFIQTDASINPGNSGGGLINMNGELIGINTAIFSRGGGSNGVGFAIPANLVKTFVASAENGSATFDRPFVGATFDAVTSEVAEALGLDRARGALISQVQAGSPAEKAGMKPGQVVTAVNGIQVEHPDALGYRLTTVGIGGTARITVIADGKEQELTLSLDRAPETTPRDERLIEGRNPFSGAVVANLSPRVAEELRMPTSKTTTGVVVTEVNRGSPAARIGLKPRDIVIELNGTAVDTTETLASLVGEDPSIWRVEIERDGQRIRQFFR comes from the coding sequence ATGCTGAAAATCCGCATCCTGCTTGCCGCCCCTGTTGTCGCAGCCCTTGCCCTTTCGATGCCCGCCGCGGCCAAGGAGCGCACCGTGCCCCAGTCGCGCACGGAGATGCAGCTCTCCTTCGCGCCGCTCGTCAAGCAGGTCGAGAACGCCGTCGTCAACGTCTATGCCGAGCGCGTCGTGGAGCGCCGCTCGATCTTCGACGGCGATCCCTTCTTCGAGGAATTCTTCGGCCAGCGCATGCCGAACCGCAGCGAAAAACAGTCCTCGCTCGGCTCGGGCGTGATCGTCGGCACCAACGGTATCGTGGTGACGAACAACCACGTCATCGAGGGTGCGAGCGACATCAAGATCGCGCTGGCGGACGGTCGCGAATACGAGAGCACCGTCGTGCTGAAGGACGAGCGCGTCGATCTGGCCGTGCTGAAGATCAAGGGCGATGCCGAGTTCACGGCACTGCCGCTCGGCGACAGCGACGCCGTGCAGGTCGGCGATCTCGTGCTGGCCATCGGCAACCCGTTCGGCGTCGGCCAGACGGTGACGAGCGGCATCGTCTCGGCGCTTGCACGCAACCAGGTGCGTGCTGGCGATTTCGGCTTCTTCATCCAGACGGACGCCTCGATCAACCCTGGCAATTCCGGCGGCGGCCTCATCAACATGAACGGCGAGCTGATCGGCATCAACACCGCCATCTTCTCGCGCGGGGGCGGCTCGAACGGCGTCGGCTTCGCCATTCCCGCCAACCTCGTGAAGACCTTCGTCGCGAGCGCCGAGAACGGTAGCGCCACGTTCGACCGCCCCTTCGTCGGCGCGACCTTCGACGCCGTGACCTCGGAAGTCGCCGAAGCGCTCGGCCTCGACCGTGCCCGTGGCGCGCTCATCTCGCAGGTCCAGGCCGGCAGCCCGGCGGAAAAGGCCGGCATGAAGCCCGGCCAGGTGGTCACCGCCGTCAACGGCATCCAGGTCGAGCATCCCGATGCGCTCGGCTACCGCCTCACCACCGTCGGCATCGGCGGCACGGCGCGCATCACCGTCATCGCCGACGGCAAGGAACAGGAGCTGACCCTCTCACTCGACCGCGCGCCCGAAACGACGCCGCGCGACGAACGGCTGATCGAAGGGCGCAATCCCTTCTCCGGCGCGGTGGTCGCGAACCTTTCGCCGCGTGTCGCCGAGGAACTGCGCATGCCGACCAGCAAGACGACGACCGGCGTGGTGGTCACAGAAGTCAATCGTGGATCGCCCGCCGCCCGCATCGGCCTCAAGCCGCGTGATATCGTCATCGAGCTGAACGGCACGGCGGTCGACACCACCGAAACGCTCGCCTCGCTCGTCGGCGAGGACCCGTCCATCTGGCGCGTCGAGATCGAGCGCGACGGCCAGCGCATCCGCCAGTTCTTCCGATGA
- a CDS encoding replication-associated recombination protein A, with protein sequence MSDLFAPREPEDMAAKRPLADRLRPRTLGEVSGQEQLTGPDGILSRMIAAGSLGSMIFWGPPGTGKTTVARLLSGETGLAFEQISAIFSGVADLKKVFEAARMRRMDGRQTLLFVDEIHRFNRAQQDSFLPVMEDGTIVLVGATTENPSFELNAALLSRARVLTFKPHDEESLEELLKRAEAVEEKPLPLDEEARASLLRMADGDGRAVLTLAEEVWRAARSGETFGQDDLFRIVQRRAPVYDKSQDGHYNLISALHKAVRGSDPDAALYYLTRMLDAGEDPLFLCRRMVRMAVEDIGLADPQALVVCNAAKDAYDFLGSPEGELALAQACVYIATAPKSNAVYTAYKSAMRAAKENGSLLPPKHILNAPTKLMKGEGYGEGYRYDHDEPDAFSGQDYFPEKMGRRTFYDPPERGFERELRKRLEWWAKLRKERG encoded by the coding sequence ATGAGCGACCTTTTCGCCCCGCGTGAACCGGAGGATATGGCGGCAAAGCGGCCCTTGGCCGATCGCCTGCGCCCCCGCACGCTGGGCGAAGTGTCCGGCCAGGAGCAGCTGACCGGCCCCGACGGCATTCTCTCGCGCATGATTGCGGCGGGCTCGCTCGGCTCGATGATTTTCTGGGGCCCGCCCGGCACCGGCAAGACGACGGTCGCGCGCCTGCTCTCGGGCGAGACCGGGCTCGCCTTCGAGCAGATTTCCGCGATCTTCTCCGGCGTCGCCGATCTCAAGAAGGTCTTCGAGGCCGCCCGCATGCGCCGCATGGACGGCCGCCAGACGCTGCTCTTCGTCGACGAGATCCACCGCTTCAACCGCGCCCAGCAGGACAGCTTCCTGCCCGTCATGGAGGACGGCACCATCGTGCTCGTCGGCGCCACGACGGAAAACCCGTCCTTCGAGCTCAATGCCGCTCTTCTCTCCCGCGCCCGCGTGCTGACCTTCAAGCCGCATGACGAAGAGAGCCTTGAGGAACTTCTGAAGCGCGCCGAGGCGGTCGAGGAAAAGCCTCTGCCGCTCGACGAGGAGGCACGCGCCTCGCTGCTGCGCATGGCCGACGGCGACGGGCGGGCGGTGCTGACGCTTGCCGAGGAGGTCTGGCGCGCGGCGCGTTCAGGTGAGACCTTCGGTCAGGACGATCTCTTCCGCATCGTGCAGCGCCGGGCGCCGGTCTACGACAAGTCGCAGGATGGCCACTACAATCTCATCTCCGCCCTGCACAAGGCCGTGCGCGGCTCCGATCCAGACGCGGCGCTCTATTACCTTACCCGCATGCTGGATGCCGGGGAGGATCCGTTGTTCCTCTGCCGGCGCATGGTGCGCATGGCGGTTGAGGATATCGGCCTTGCCGACCCCCAGGCGCTGGTCGTCTGCAATGCGGCCAAGGACGCCTACGACTTCCTGGGCTCGCCGGAGGGGGAGCTTGCGCTGGCGCAGGCCTGCGTCTACATCGCCACCGCGCCGAAATCCAACGCCGTCTACACCGCCTACAAATCGGCCATGCGCGCGGCCAAGGAGAACGGCTCGCTGCTGCCGCCCAAGCACATCCTCAATGCGCCGACCAAGCTGATGAAGGGCGAGGGCTACGGCGAGGGGTATCGCTACGACCACGACGAGCCTGACGCCTTTTCCGGCCAGGACTATTTTCCGGAGAAGATGGGCCGCAGAACCTTCTACGACCCGCCGGAACGCGGTTTCGAACGCGAGTTGCGCAAGCGGCTCGAATGGTGGGCGAAGCTGCGCAAGGAACGGGGCTAG
- a CDS encoding DUF1883 domain-containing protein, which yields MAHSFSYSHYDLGMQRGGTVIEITLSAIANVRLMSHANFDLFKNTRQHKFLGGVAKQSPIRLKIPESGHWHVVVDMEGHPGKAESSIKVVPQAPQKPAPRFSAA from the coding sequence ATGGCACACAGCTTCTCCTATTCGCATTACGACCTCGGCATGCAGCGCGGCGGCACGGTGATCGAGATCACGCTCTCGGCCATCGCCAATGTGCGGCTGATGAGCCATGCCAATTTCGACCTCTTCAAGAACACCCGCCAGCACAAGTTCCTCGGCGGCGTGGCCAAGCAATCGCCCATCCGGCTGAAAATCCCGGAGAGCGGCCACTGGCATGTGGTGGTCGATATGGAGGGGCATCCGGGCAAGGCGGAGTCGTCCATCAAGGTCGTGCCCCAGGCGCCGCAAAAGCCGGCGCCGCGTTTCAGCGCCGCTTAA